CatgtaatatataaattaataatttttttatttatttacagtTTTGATATGAGAAGTCAATCGCTACTGTTGTATGTATGATATGTTGTGTTACTATgacttttgtttatttaaatagagtttttgtttggttaaattttcataaaatgaaagggtaatgctaaatttctaaaccaaattttgtaaatcaaatgatgtggatgtATACATTAAACAATGTACATTTATTTTTGGAACAATTAAGTAGATTCATGAATTTTACTTGGTTAAACGAATATCTAGAATTGTTAGTTCGTAAAACATGAAACAAATACAATgtacaaatattttaaaaaataaggaaaacctCGATAAATTAATAAGTTATTAATTATTCGATAAATTAATAGTTCGATTCTAAATTAATAGATTTTTTATTACAGTGCTATTAATTTATAGAAGTTTAACGGTAGTGTCTTTAATACTTGGTTGGAGAAAGTAATCTCATATTCAATTTACGGTTTGTAGTAAAATTGATACTTAATTACAATTGACTGTTGTGGTGACATAAAATATTTGTGAACTTATGTCAAATTAAAGTTGTTTATTGACATAGACTAAAATTCTAAAGTAAAAACCAACGATACTGACGTGTGGATATGTTCCAATTACCATGTTTTTCagtctttcagaaaagaaaattttataaaGCGCTATGAATATATAGGCGGCTAGCACGTCTTGATTTGAGTCCCGGTGCaggtaaatcaaatgatgttaAACAGGAAGAGGCAAAAATGTATTAATCAAATGATGTTAAACAGGAAGAGGTAAAAAtgtatttcttaattttttcaatCCTAAAAAGATAGAATGTCACAAAAAAATCACCAACTAGTCCtctttttataaagaaaaagagaacataaaagaaaacatatagTCTGTAATAAAGTAACATGTTGAACATTTATGCAAAAGTTCAATCCACAAGCTTTTATAAATAGTCAAAACATTATTTTACAATGTTCATGAGCCAAGATTTACTTACTTACTTTTTTATGTTGGGTTTGAGAGTCCTTTCCTAATACCCCATTTTACTGGCCCCAGATACACTATGCAAACCACGCCCTACCTACTTCCAACACTACTCACACCATTCTACAATTTTTAATCAGTGCAATGCATATATATTTTCCCTAATTATTCATAACCACTAGCTTAGCTAGCTACTTTAGTTCATAATGCACTGCGTTGGACAACGTGGCATGTGAGTGGTTTTTTCATTTCGAGAGAGAGCTTCAAACACTCCGAAAGGTCAACAGGCTCTGCCGGTAACCATCTGAATTGGTGCAAAAACCTAGCAAGCCACAAGTGCACTGTAGCTAAACCCAACGCTTTACCCGGGCATACTCTCCGGCCCGACCCAAATGGTGCAAGCCTGAGATCCGAGCCCATTATTGACACGTCCTCCTCAATAAACCTTTCAGGCCTAAACACCATTGGGTCCTTCCAGATGGATGGGTCGTGGGTTATGGCCCACATGTTGACCATCGCAGTTGTGCCAGCTGGGATGAAAACTTTGTCCACGTGGACATCATGGACCGCGAGACGGGCCCATGATAGCAATGGGCCCGGAGGGTGCATTCGGAGAACTTCCTTGACTATGGCTTGTAGATACGGCAGGTTCGGAAGGTCGGAGTCTCGCACGTGCCTCTTGTTCCCCACGTGTGTGTCAAGTTCTTGTTGTGCTTTGGCTTGGATGTCTTGGTGTAAGACTATCCTTGCCATAATCCATTCAAGAAGTATTGCAACCGTGTCTGTCCCTCTAAATATCATTTCCTGGACAATGTCACAAAACCAAAAGACAATAGGCTTCGTTAATTTATGCACATAAAATCTTATGGTTGTACTAGGAGCTAGCAGATCAAAACTATTAGGGAAACAAatcttaattatattaatttaacctAATATTATTACTATGCATGTGTATGTTCCACCAAGAATATAGAAAGGAGATCAACGTGTCGAGCATTAAAGAGAGATAGGTCATATTGTCAGATAAAACTCGTACGGAATATGATTTAATCATAGTAAATAATTTGTGAAAGGTTTCCCATCATATTATCGggttcattttttatttgaacttgATGGTAACGGAATCTAAATCAATCTTCTTGATTATTTACAAACATTtaatgttgacatatatatatatatatatttgattcaataattaaaaataagtgATAAAAGACtattgaatcaaatttaatgGTCAAATATGTATCAATGTTGAGACAAACATATTCAAGAAAAACCGACtctaaataaaacaataatataatttagAATCTTGCCAAGTTATCTAGCTAGGGTATGGTGTTATTATGTCACCAATCATGACTAAATAGCTTTTGCTGCTAAAATTTGACTCGATTAAGTCAGCAGGATTTTGGATTCTCACTTTTCATAAAGTCGTCCGATCTATAGGGAAAATTATCCCCCATAATTATTGATCTGTCACTTAACAACAATTTTTCAcattttgaaaggaaaaaaaaacccaacaattaTTCACATGCATATAGATAATCGttaatttgaaagttaataaGTTTTAGTGTATGCATATCAACAGTtgatagttattcacttatataaATGTCATAtacattttttatatatctaattttatgaatttgtgTTTATTGAAGATGTCATCAATATTATATGATGCATACAACATTATAtaaagtgtgtatatatatatataaatagttgcatatatattgAGAAAATATAGTGAATTATATTAGGAACAATTTAAAATTAAGACAGTTTTTTGATTGCTCACCCATAAAACAGCCACCGTGTCTGAATCacttagtttatcttcttccgGCAAAGCTAGCAAAGCACTGAGAAAGTCACTGCCGCCACCGAAATCTCCTGCTCTTTTTCTTTCCCTCACAATTAGCCCCACCACAGACTTCACCTCAGCCGCCAATTTGTGACACTTCCTCTTCACACCATAAAAGTCCAAAAACCTCAAGGGAAAATAATCCTCCAAATTAAACCTATAAATCAAGTCGTACCCCTCTTGAACTAGCAACATTAGCGTTCGATTGGTGCTAACCTCCTTCTCTGAACCTAAATAATTAGTGCCAAATACACTCTGGATTATGTTATCCAAAGAACCCTTCTGCAATATTGCTTTCAATCCCACAACCCtattttccttcatctcatcCCAAATTTTCACCACCATTTCATCAGCCACCTGTTGCCTTAGGGTTTCTAGGCCTCCGATTCTCCTCGGTGAAAACATATGCACAGCTGCTATCCTGCGCAGGTGGCGCCAATATGTTCCTGAAGGAGCAAACCCTATGGCGCGTTCAAACATTAGCAACTTAGCTGAGTGCTTGATCGGGCGGTCGGAAAACGACGAGCCTCCGAGGATTTGCCTAGCAGTGTCCGGATGGCTGCTGATGACGACACGCGTAGTGCCTAAGCTGAATGCCATGAGTTTGGTTGCCTTGAGGGATGTTGCCATACTGGAGAGTTTTTGATGGGCAAGAGAACCCATTTGATGGGGTAGGAACCCTATTATAGGCCACCCAGCTGGTCCTCGAAGGCTTGACCCGTTTTGAGAGTTTTGGTCATGACTGTAACATGACCATGCAAAGCCGCCGGGAACGAGCCAGTGGCCCAGGGAGATGAGGAAAAGGTTGAAGAATGagaggaggaagagagtgagagtgagagagtttG
This Pyrus communis chromosome 6, drPyrComm1.1, whole genome shotgun sequence DNA region includes the following protein-coding sequences:
- the LOC137736432 gene encoding cytochrome P450 78A5-like, which gives rise to MKLFMLATLSIIVFWFGATTSYSNSLTLTLFLLSFFNLFLISLGHWLVPGGFAWSCYSHDQNSQNGSSLRGPAGWPIIGFLPHQMGSLAHQKLSSMATSLKATKLMAFSLGTTRVVISSHPDTARQILGGSSFSDRPIKHSAKLLMFERAIGFAPSGTYWRHLRRIAAVHMFSPRRIGGLETLRQQVADEMVVKIWDEMKENRVVGLKAILQKGSLDNIIQSVFGTNYLGSEKEVSTNRTLMLLVQEGYDLIYRFNLEDYFPLRFLDFYGVKRKCHKLAAEVKSVVGLIVRERKRAGDFGGGSDFLSALLALPEEDKLSDSDTVAVLWEMIFRGTDTVAILLEWIMARIVLHQDIQAKAQQELDTHVGNKRHVRDSDLPNLPYLQAIVKEVLRMHPPGPLLSWARLAVHDVHVDKVFIPAGTTAMVNMWAITHDPSIWKDPMVFRPERFIEEDVSIMGSDLRLAPFGSGRRVCPGKALGLATVHLWLARFLHQFRWLPAEPVDLSECLKLSLEMKKPLTCHVVQRSAL